A single window of Hemibagrus wyckioides isolate EC202008001 linkage group LG28, SWU_Hwy_1.0, whole genome shotgun sequence DNA harbors:
- the mpdu1a gene encoding mannose-P-dolichol utilization defect 1a isoform X2, protein MPRNTHTHTHTHSYLPAAMVEEQISPLKDFLITYIMPEKCYEHLFLRLNLKHGPCMKIILNKILSVWMLGELIAPLLQIWVVVQDSSAQGLSLVSVVLQLLAVSVHTAACILHKFPIGAYGDSVFVLVQFVLLVFLIQYYRGKTVTGCVLLSVYSGVMYLLTSAVTPEVVVMAMQEWSVVFVISGQLIQAGCNLTSGSTGQLSGGFLSLLSSCCSLLLFIQTLIYRKTTTRETTRRKKEE, encoded by the exons ATGCcacgtaatacacacacacacacacacacacactcttacttaCCTGCAGCCATGGTGGAAGAACAGATTTCTCCTCTGAAGGATTTTCTAATCACTTATATCATGCCGGAAAAGTGTTATGAGCATCTGTTCCTCCGTCTGAACCTGAAACACG ggccGTGTATGAAGATTATTCTGAATAAGATCTTGAGTGTGTGGATGCTGGGAGAGCTCATAG CACCATTGCTCCAGATCTGGGTGGTGGTGCAGGACAGCAGTGCTCAGGGTCTCAGTTTGGTGTCTGTGGTTCTGCAGCTCCTCGCTGTCTCAGTTCACACAGCAGCCTGCATACTGCACAAATTCCCCATCgg ggCCTATGGAgacagtgtgtttgtattgGTCCAGTTTGTGTTACTGGTTTTCCTTATCCAGTATTACAGAGGGAAGACCGTTacag GCTGTGTTCTCCTCAGTGTGTATTCCGGTGTGATGTACCTGTTGACCTCAGCTGTGACCCCTGAAGTTGTTGTCATGGCAATGCAGGAGTGGAGTGTTGTGTTCGTCATCAGCGGTCAG ttgatcCAGGCAGGCTGTAATCTGACCAGTGGTTCCACAGGGCAGCTTTCTGGG gggtttctctctctcctctcctcctgctGCTCGCTGCTCCTCTTCATTCAGACTCTGATTTACAGAAAAACAACCACCAGAGAGACaacaaggagaaagaaagaggagtaa
- the mpdu1a gene encoding mannose-P-dolichol utilization defect 1a isoform X1, whose translation MPRNTHTHTHTHSYLPAAMVEEQISPLKDFLITYIMPEKCYEHLFLRLNLKHGPCMKIILNKILSVWMLGELIAPLLQIWVVVQDSSAQGLSLVSVVLQLLAVSVHTAACILHKFPIGAYGDSVFVLVQFVLLVFLIQYYRGKTVTGCVLLSVYSGVMYLLTSAVTPEVVVMAMQEWSVVFVISGQLIQAGCNLTSGSTGQLSGASVFLVFLASLGRTFRSTQGFLSLLSSCCSLLLFIQTLIYRKTTTRETTRRKKEE comes from the exons ATGCcacgtaatacacacacacacacacacacacactcttacttaCCTGCAGCCATGGTGGAAGAACAGATTTCTCCTCTGAAGGATTTTCTAATCACTTATATCATGCCGGAAAAGTGTTATGAGCATCTGTTCCTCCGTCTGAACCTGAAACACG ggccGTGTATGAAGATTATTCTGAATAAGATCTTGAGTGTGTGGATGCTGGGAGAGCTCATAG CACCATTGCTCCAGATCTGGGTGGTGGTGCAGGACAGCAGTGCTCAGGGTCTCAGTTTGGTGTCTGTGGTTCTGCAGCTCCTCGCTGTCTCAGTTCACACAGCAGCCTGCATACTGCACAAATTCCCCATCgg ggCCTATGGAgacagtgtgtttgtattgGTCCAGTTTGTGTTACTGGTTTTCCTTATCCAGTATTACAGAGGGAAGACCGTTacag GCTGTGTTCTCCTCAGTGTGTATTCCGGTGTGATGTACCTGTTGACCTCAGCTGTGACCCCTGAAGTTGTTGTCATGGCAATGCAGGAGTGGAGTGTTGTGTTCGTCATCAGCGGTCAG ttgatcCAGGCAGGCTGTAATCTGACCAGTGGTTCCACAGGGCAGCTTTCTGGGGCAAGTGTGTTTCTGGTGTTTCTGGCATCTCTGGGACGCACCTTCCGATCCacacag gggtttctctctctcctctcctcctgctGCTCGCTGCTCCTCTTCATTCAGACTCTGATTTACAGAAAAACAACCACCAGAGAGACaacaaggagaaagaaagaggagtaa
- the mpdu1a gene encoding mannose-P-dolichol utilization defect 1a isoform X3, with translation MPRNTHTHTHTHSYLPAAMVEEQISPLKDFLITYIMPEKCYEHLFLRLNLKHAPLLQIWVVVQDSSAQGLSLVSVVLQLLAVSVHTAACILHKFPIGAYGDSVFVLVQFVLLVFLIQYYRGKTVTGCVLLSVYSGVMYLLTSAVTPEVVVMAMQEWSVVFVISGQLIQAGCNLTSGSTGQLSGASVFLVFLASLGRTFRSTQGFLSLLSSCCSLLLFIQTLIYRKTTTRETTRRKKEE, from the exons ATGCcacgtaatacacacacacacacacacacacactcttacttaCCTGCAGCCATGGTGGAAGAACAGATTTCTCCTCTGAAGGATTTTCTAATCACTTATATCATGCCGGAAAAGTGTTATGAGCATCTGTTCCTCCGTCTGAACCTGAAACACG CACCATTGCTCCAGATCTGGGTGGTGGTGCAGGACAGCAGTGCTCAGGGTCTCAGTTTGGTGTCTGTGGTTCTGCAGCTCCTCGCTGTCTCAGTTCACACAGCAGCCTGCATACTGCACAAATTCCCCATCgg ggCCTATGGAgacagtgtgtttgtattgGTCCAGTTTGTGTTACTGGTTTTCCTTATCCAGTATTACAGAGGGAAGACCGTTacag GCTGTGTTCTCCTCAGTGTGTATTCCGGTGTGATGTACCTGTTGACCTCAGCTGTGACCCCTGAAGTTGTTGTCATGGCAATGCAGGAGTGGAGTGTTGTGTTCGTCATCAGCGGTCAG ttgatcCAGGCAGGCTGTAATCTGACCAGTGGTTCCACAGGGCAGCTTTCTGGGGCAAGTGTGTTTCTGGTGTTTCTGGCATCTCTGGGACGCACCTTCCGATCCacacag gggtttctctctctcctctcctcctgctGCTCGCTGCTCCTCTTCATTCAGACTCTGATTTACAGAAAAACAACCACCAGAGAGACaacaaggagaaagaaagaggagtaa
- the tm4sf21a gene encoding transmembrane 4 L6 family member 5 — translation MCTGRCSRFVAGALYPLALISIICNIILFFPDWTVTYARDGEITEEVKYMGGLIGGGLMVIAPALFIHVTGKQGCCANRCGMFLSILFAAAGVCGALYSFTVATLGLVNGPYCRTLLSWQTPFKNKSESYLQDREMWSVCLEPKGVVEFNVALFSTLLVCSALQLILCASQMINGLIGCLCGACVEKGPL, via the exons ATGTGTACTGGACGCTGTTCTCGCTTCGTCGCCGGGGCGCTCTACCCGCTTGccctcatctccatcatctgtAACATCATCCTGTTTTTCCCAGACTGGACAGTTACATACGCCAGAGATGGAGAGATCACTGAGGAGGTGAAATACATGGGAGGACTGATCGGAGGAGGACTCATg gttatAGCTCCAGCTCTGTTTATTCATGTCACTGGTAAGCAGGGGTGCTGTGCTAACCGCTGTGGG atgttccTCTCCATCCTGTTTGcagcagcaggagtgtgtggtgCTCTCTACAGTTTCACAGTGGCCACGTTAGGGCTGGTTAACGGGCCGTACTGCAGGACGCTACTGTCATGGCAGACTCCGTTTAagaacaa GTCAGAGAGTTACCTGCAGGACcgtgagatgtggagtgtgtgtctgGAGCCAAAGGGTGTGGTGGAGTTTAACGTGGCTCTGTTCTCCACCCTGCTGGTCTGCAGCGCTCTACAGCTCATACTGTGTGCATCACAGATGATCAACGGCCTCATAGGCTGTCTCTGTGGAGCCTGTGTGGAGAAAGGG cctcTGTAA